The sequence below is a genomic window from Ciceribacter thiooxidans.
GATCCGGGCGCCACCCGCACCGCCATGCGCGCCCAGGCCATGCCCGGCGAAGACCCGTCGACGCTGCCGCATCCATCCGAGGTCGCCGCCCGGATCCTGCCGCTCTGCGGTCCGGAACTCACCGAGACCGGCAAGCTCTTCGTCGTGCGCGAAAACCGCCTCGTCGACTACCGCATGCCGGAGTGACGGCAAAACCGGCCTCGGCGATCGTTACCCTGATCGGAGTGTCGCGCATCCGCCCGTGGACTTGCGACGTGCCCGCCGTAAAATTCGGACCATAATTGGTAGAGACGGCGCGGGAGCCGCCGTTTCCCTTTCCTTTGCCGTCGGGTGCGGTAGGTTCCGAACCACCGCCAGAACAGGAGAGAACCAGCCAATGCCGTCCCTGAAATATGCGCTTGTCGCCCTTTTCCTTGCCGCAGGCCCGGCCCTTGCCGACGACCTCGCGGCCCTCAGCACGACGGCCAGCAGCATCACCGGCGACATCAGCTTCGACGATTACGAGATCGTCTTCGGAAACGGCGAGAAACTGGTGTTCGAAGACCTGATCGCCGATCACTTCACCGTCGACGGCAAGGATGTCCCCGCCTCCGTCTACAGCGTCAAGGGAGCGCAAAATCCGGAGCTCCTCAACGGCAATCGCCTCTGCGGGGAAAGCCCGGTCACCTATGTCGCCTCCTGGCTCGACGGTGACGTCACCATGCTCGCGGTGTTCGAGACGCCCGAGGCTCCGGAAAGCAGCGACGGCATGTGTGCGCTCTACACCTATGTCTATCCCTGAGGGCACTCTCCGGCGACCGCTCGCCCACTTGACCTTGCGGCCGGCGCGCGCCATAACGCTGGCCATGAAAACGACGATCTGCATTCGCGGGATTATTATTCGCTAGCGCATCCGCTGGCCCGGCCGTTTTCGTCTCCAGACCCAAGTCCCAGATGACAACGCCCCGGCCCAGCCGGACGGGTGGAATTCATCGGGAGACAGGAATGGCGGGCAGCCTCAAGCTTTACAACACACTTGCGCGCGAGAAGGTCGATTTCGAGCCGATCGACCCGACGAACGTGCGCATGTATGTCTGCGGGCCCACCGTCTACGACTTCGCCCATATCGGCAATGCGCGACCGGTGATCGTCTTCGACGTCCTTTACCGGCTGCTCCGGCACGTCTACGGCGAAGAGCATGTGACCTATGTGCGCAACATCACCGACGTCGACGACAAGATCAACGCACGTGCTCTTCGCGACTTCGGCGGCCGCATCACCGACGGCTCGATCACGCTCAACGAGGCGATCCGCGCTGTCACGGAAAAGACCGAGAGCCAGTTCCACAAGGATGTGGCGGCGCTCGGCACGCTCTCGCCCACCGTCGAGCCGCGGGCGACCGACAACATTCCGCAGATGATCGAGATCATCCAGCGGCTACTCTCCGCCGGCCACGCCTATGTGGCGGAGGGCGCGGAAGGCCAGGAAGTGCTGTTCTCGACCGCCTCGATGCCGGATTACGGCAAGCTTTCCAAGCGCAAGCTGGAGGACCAGCAGGCGGGCGCGCGCATCGCCGTCGAGGCGCACAAGCGCAATCCGGCCGATTTCGTGCTCTGGAAGGAATCGGCCGCGACCGAGCCCGGCTGGGCCGCCGCGTTCACCGTCGCCGGCAGCGCCGTCTCGATCTACGGCCGTCCCGGCTGGCACATCGAGTGCTCGGCGATGTCCGACCGCTATCTTTGGCAGGAAGCGCGCGACCGGCTATCACCGAAGGGCAAGGCGAAACCGCACCAATTCGACATCCACGGCGGCGGCCTCGACCTCATCTTCCCCCACCACGAAAACGAGATTGCCCAGTCCTGCTGCGCCTACAACACCCATGTGATGGCGAATGTCTGGATGCACAACGGCTTCCTGCAGGTCGAGGGCCGCAAGATGTCGAAGTCGGAGGGCAACTTCGTCACCATCAACGAGTTGCTGGAGACGGAGAAGTTTGGCGGCCGCAAATGGCCGGGCGAAGTGCTGCGGCTCGCCATGCTGATGACGCATTATCGCGAGCCGATCGACTTTTCGGTGAAGCGACTGGAGGAGGCGGAGCGGCTGCTCGCCAAGTGGCCGGCGGGCGATGCCGGCGACGCGCGCCCCGACGCCTCGGTCGTGGAGGCGCTTGCCGACGATCTCAACACCGTCGCGGCGGTCCAGACGCTGCACGCCCTCGCAACCGCCGCCAATGCCGACCCGGCGAAGCTCTCCGCCTTCGTGGCCAGCGCAGAACTGCTCGGCGTGGCTCCGAAGAAGGCCGAGATCGGCGAGGAGCTTTCCTCTGCCGTCGAAGCCCTCGTCGACATGCGTCTCGAAATGCTCAAGGCCAAGAACTTCGCCGAGGCCGACAAGATCCGCGACGACCTTTTGACCAAGGACATCCAACTGAAGGACGGCAAGGACCCCGTCAGCGGCGAGCGGGTGACGACATGGGAGGTCAAGCGGTAATCATGCTGGCACCGGCGGCGCTCGATACTCCGGAGCCCAGAGACACGGGAGGACTGTCATGACTGACACCCATACCGGCGGATGCCAGTGCGGCGCGGTGCGGTTTCGCGCGCGCGGTACGCTGAAGGACAGCTCGATCTGTCACTGCCGCATGTGCCAGAAGGCCTTCGGCAGCTATTTCGCGCCGCTCGTTTCGGTGCGGGGCACGGATTTCGAATGGACACGAGGCGCACCGAAGAAATTCCGCTCGTCGAACTTCGTGCTGCGCGGTTTCTGCGGCGACTGCGGCACGCCGCTGACCTACGAGGCGCCGGACGGTATGGCGGTCGCAGCCGGCGCTTTCGACGATCCGGCCGCCGTGCCGCCGACGGTGCAGTACGGCGTCGAGGCGAAGCTCGGCTTCTTC
It includes:
- the cysS gene encoding cysteine--tRNA ligase, with translation MAGSLKLYNTLAREKVDFEPIDPTNVRMYVCGPTVYDFAHIGNARPVIVFDVLYRLLRHVYGEEHVTYVRNITDVDDKINARALRDFGGRITDGSITLNEAIRAVTEKTESQFHKDVAALGTLSPTVEPRATDNIPQMIEIIQRLLSAGHAYVAEGAEGQEVLFSTASMPDYGKLSKRKLEDQQAGARIAVEAHKRNPADFVLWKESAATEPGWAAAFTVAGSAVSIYGRPGWHIECSAMSDRYLWQEARDRLSPKGKAKPHQFDIHGGGLDLIFPHHENEIAQSCCAYNTHVMANVWMHNGFLQVEGRKMSKSEGNFVTINELLETEKFGGRKWPGEVLRLAMLMTHYREPIDFSVKRLEEAERLLAKWPAGDAGDARPDASVVEALADDLNTVAAVQTLHALATAANADPAKLSAFVASAELLGVAPKKAEIGEELSSAVEALVDMRLEMLKAKNFAEADKIRDDLLTKDIQLKDGKDPVSGERVTTWEVKR
- a CDS encoding GFA family protein translates to MTDTHTGGCQCGAVRFRARGTLKDSSICHCRMCQKAFGSYFAPLVSVRGTDFEWTRGAPKKFRSSNFVLRGFCGDCGTPLTYEAPDGMAVAAGAFDDPAAVPPTVQYGVEAKLGFFDRLHELPELSTLDDLDNAPFLEKLVSFQHPDHDTGTWPEDKQ